In Bombus affinis isolate iyBomAffi1 chromosome 8, iyBomAffi1.2, whole genome shotgun sequence, the following proteins share a genomic window:
- the LOC126919155 gene encoding haloacid dehalogenase-like hydrolase domain-containing 5 isoform X1, translating to MAIMKILLRPDIARFTGVRHLSSKPKFGLLFDIDGVIVRGKNVLPPVPEAFKQLKGKDGKFRVPTVFVTNSGNALRSQKAADLSKWIGIEVKESQVVMAHSPLKLFEQFHNKQVLISGQGPVKEIAKELGFKKTTTIQELVKNFPSLDYVNVKKRNPLCGPVDPKFPAIEGIVLFSEPIFWETPLQLMVDLLMTNGMPAGLSDNIPYPHIPVLACNMDLLWVSEAPIPRYGHGAFLLCLESLYKKITRKDMIYSALIGKPSEVTYYYANQLLHEHARSIGIDHNVDTIYAIGDNINTDIFGANLYDKYLAYSAKDEALKSDKLKILLNKDITPPSAKACISILVETGVHKRDSDFIPEHNPRDFLSVEEGLIKPAFVVEHVGEAIKVAFKEEKFD from the exons ATGGCAATTATGAAGATATTGTTACGGCCAGACATCGCAAGGTTTACGGGGGTTAGA CATCTAAGTTCTAAACCAAAATTTGGTTTACTCTTTGATATTGATGGCGTAATAGTGCGTGGCAAAAATGTATTGCCACCTGTACCAGAGGCTTTTAAACAACttaaaggaaaagatggcaAATTTCGTGTACCAACTGTGTTTGTTACTAACAGTGGAAATGCATTGCGTAGTCAAAAGGCAGCAGATTTATCTAAATGGATAGGAATTGAAGTGAAAGAATCACAAGTTGTTATGGCTCATTCACCattaaaattattcgaacaATTTCATAATAAACAAGTATTAATAAGTGGACAAGGGCCAGTTAAAGAAATAGCTAAAGAATTGGGTTTCAAAAAAACAACAACTATTCAGGAACTAGTTAAAAACTTCCCATCTTTAGACTATGTAAATGTGAAAAAGAGAAATCCACTATGTGGTCCTGTGGATCCAAAGTTTCCTGCAATAGAAGGCATTGTGTTATTTAGCGAACCAATTTTTTGGGAAACCCCATTACAGCTAATGGTAGATCTTTTAATGACTAATGGCATGCCTGCTGGTTTATCTGATAATATCCCATATCCACACATTCCAGTATTGGCATGTAATATGGATTTATTGTGGGTATCAGAAGCACCAATTCCTAGATATGGGCATGGTGCTTTTCTGTTATGTCTGGAATCTTTGTATAAAAAGATTACAAGAAAAGATATGATATATTCTGCTCTAATTGGAAAGCCTAGTgaagttacatactattatgcaAATCAGTTGCTCCATGAGCATGCCAGAAGTATTGGAATAGATCATAATGTTGATACCATATATGCTATTGG AGATAACATCAATACCGATATTTTTGGTGCAAATTTGTATGATAAATATCTGGCATATTCCGCGAAAGATGAAGCATTAAAGTCTGATAAACTGAAAATACTACTGAACAAGGATATCACTCCGCCTAGCGCAAAAGCTTGTATTAGTATTTTAGTTGAAACTGGTGTTCATAAACGAGATTCGGATTTTATACCGGAACATAATCCTAGAGATTTCTTATCAGTCGAAGAAGGCCTGATCAAGCCTGCATTCGTAGTGGAACATGTTGGCGAAGCTATTAAAGTCGCGTTTAAGGAGGAAAAATTCGActga
- the LOC126919618 gene encoding uncharacterized protein LOC126919618 isoform X1 — protein sequence MNATTILLVLVIGLAYGQLNFEGNPLTEDTEYTAVESRFSEKTAGQQETTVDVINASAESPQNVHLLFSDVKNSSQYANPTKTSIDDHPVNHTWSHLEKQQRIVQSGRHLSANTYNQGIASVNNVEVALNSFLNSKTPEESRLSLDHYLQSREIPQNAKAIITNQQQLTQQPVTRVNQETVSSPVNQHLTAQLMQQRQAPQTFPVGQPANQPTYGAPVNSVDLRSTMSNPATASLMQQQQMLQPYASGIQARNDVYYPGWYQRVRRVRGKPFPYAQSRGGPGFYAGPVPPAVPFKQKGPPVEVIYTKPPGFHRGPPPISNPPVPYEDASAWFPEADHPPSTKDVYYSQLYAQSYDPYYYNYIAKTGKINPHLYGKLGKYHEEEGDGIWGELYRGFKKHGLKNIMTPTFLLGMTLPVVTLMLTALVQKRSLSRSDSRELTMENKIQDYLEQVQKAVECYEKKRRKRNTSTDEC from the exons ATGAACGCGACAACGATCTTGTTGGTCCTCGTGATAGGATTAGCCTACGGTCAATTGAATTTCGAGGGTAACCCGTTGACGGAGGATACCGAGTACACGGCTGTGGAATCGCGATTCTCCGAAAAAACTGCAGGACAACAGGAAACCACAGTGGACGTGATCAATGCTTCGGCAGAATCTCCTCAAAACGTTCATCTACTATTCTCGGACGTTAAAAACTCATCCCAATATGCAAATCCGACAAAAACTTCCATCGATGATCATCCAGTGAATCATACGTGGTCGCACCTTGAGAAGCAACAGAGGATCGTTCAATCGGGTCGTCATCTGTCTGCGAATACGTACAATCAAGGAATCGCCTCCGTCAACAACGTTGAAGTTGCCTTGAACTCTTTTCTTAATTCGAAGACGCCAGAGGAATCACGTCTGTCTTTGGACCATTATTTACAAAGCCGAGAAATCCCTCAGAATGCCAAAGCAATAATCACCAATCAACAGCAATTAACGCAACAGCCAGTAACACGCGTTAATCAGGAGACCGTGTCTTCTCCGGTGAACCAACACTTGACTGCGCAACTCATGCAACAAAGGCAGGCGCCGCAAACTTTTCCAGTTGGCCAACCAGCTAATCAACCGACCTACGGTGCGCCTGTGAACTCGGTGGATCTTCGTTCGACTATGTCAAATCCGGCAACCGCGTCACTGATGCAGCAACAGCAGATGTTACAACCGTACGCATCCGGAATTCAGGCAAGGAACGACGTCTACTATCCTGGATGGTATCAACGCGTAAGAAGGGTGCGTGGAAAGCCGTTTCCCTATGCGCAATCCAGGGGTGGTCCAGGATTCTACGCCGGTCCAGTTCCTCCAG CAGTGCCGTTCAAGCAGAAAGGCCCACCCGTTGAAGTAATCTACACGAAGCCACCAGGATTTCATCGTGGGCCACCACCTATCAGCAACCCTCCGGTTCCGTACGAAGACGCTAGTGCTTGGTTCCCTGAAGCTGATCATCCACCGTCAACCAAAGATGTTTACTATTCTCAGCTATACGCTCAATCCTATGATCcttattattacaattatatcGCCAAAACGGGCAAAATAAATCCTCATCTGTACGGCAAATTAGGTAAGTATCACGAAGAAGAAGGGGACGGTATCTGGGGAGAATTGTATCGAGGATTCAAGAAACACGGCCTGAAGAATATCATGACACCAACGTTTCTCTTGGGAATGACTCTCCCTGTGGTCACTCTGATGCTCACGGCTCTCGTACAGAAAAGGTCTCTGTCCAGATCGGATTCGAGAGAATTGACAATGGAGAACAAGATCCAGGATTATTTAGAACAAGTTCAGAAAGCCGTGGAATGTTACGAGAAGAAACGTAGGAAGAGGAACACGAGCACAGATGAGTGTTAG
- the LOC126919155 gene encoding haloacid dehalogenase-like hydrolase domain-containing 5 isoform X2 — protein sequence MCSCFNIVLQKYEHLSSKPKFGLLFDIDGVIVRGKNVLPPVPEAFKQLKGKDGKFRVPTVFVTNSGNALRSQKAADLSKWIGIEVKESQVVMAHSPLKLFEQFHNKQVLISGQGPVKEIAKELGFKKTTTIQELVKNFPSLDYVNVKKRNPLCGPVDPKFPAIEGIVLFSEPIFWETPLQLMVDLLMTNGMPAGLSDNIPYPHIPVLACNMDLLWVSEAPIPRYGHGAFLLCLESLYKKITRKDMIYSALIGKPSEVTYYYANQLLHEHARSIGIDHNVDTIYAIGDNINTDIFGANLYDKYLAYSAKDEALKSDKLKILLNKDITPPSAKACISILVETGVHKRDSDFIPEHNPRDFLSVEEGLIKPAFVVEHVGEAIKVAFKEEKFD from the exons ATGTGTAGCTGTTTTAATATCGTGCTCCAAAAATATGAA CATCTAAGTTCTAAACCAAAATTTGGTTTACTCTTTGATATTGATGGCGTAATAGTGCGTGGCAAAAATGTATTGCCACCTGTACCAGAGGCTTTTAAACAACttaaaggaaaagatggcaAATTTCGTGTACCAACTGTGTTTGTTACTAACAGTGGAAATGCATTGCGTAGTCAAAAGGCAGCAGATTTATCTAAATGGATAGGAATTGAAGTGAAAGAATCACAAGTTGTTATGGCTCATTCACCattaaaattattcgaacaATTTCATAATAAACAAGTATTAATAAGTGGACAAGGGCCAGTTAAAGAAATAGCTAAAGAATTGGGTTTCAAAAAAACAACAACTATTCAGGAACTAGTTAAAAACTTCCCATCTTTAGACTATGTAAATGTGAAAAAGAGAAATCCACTATGTGGTCCTGTGGATCCAAAGTTTCCTGCAATAGAAGGCATTGTGTTATTTAGCGAACCAATTTTTTGGGAAACCCCATTACAGCTAATGGTAGATCTTTTAATGACTAATGGCATGCCTGCTGGTTTATCTGATAATATCCCATATCCACACATTCCAGTATTGGCATGTAATATGGATTTATTGTGGGTATCAGAAGCACCAATTCCTAGATATGGGCATGGTGCTTTTCTGTTATGTCTGGAATCTTTGTATAAAAAGATTACAAGAAAAGATATGATATATTCTGCTCTAATTGGAAAGCCTAGTgaagttacatactattatgcaAATCAGTTGCTCCATGAGCATGCCAGAAGTATTGGAATAGATCATAATGTTGATACCATATATGCTATTGG AGATAACATCAATACCGATATTTTTGGTGCAAATTTGTATGATAAATATCTGGCATATTCCGCGAAAGATGAAGCATTAAAGTCTGATAAACTGAAAATACTACTGAACAAGGATATCACTCCGCCTAGCGCAAAAGCTTGTATTAGTATTTTAGTTGAAACTGGTGTTCATAAACGAGATTCGGATTTTATACCGGAACATAATCCTAGAGATTTCTTATCAGTCGAAGAAGGCCTGATCAAGCCTGCATTCGTAGTGGAACATGTTGGCGAAGCTATTAAAGTCGCGTTTAAGGAGGAAAAATTCGActga
- the LOC126919618 gene encoding uncharacterized protein LOC126919618 isoform X2, whose amino-acid sequence MNATTILLVLVIGLAYGQLNFEGNPLTEDTEYTAVESRFSEKTAGQQETTVDVINASAESPQNVHLLFSDVKNSSQYANPTKTSIDDHPVNHTWSHLEKQQRIVQSGRHLSANTYNQGIASVNNVEVALNSFLNSKTPEESRLSLDHYLQSREIPQNAKAIITNQQQLTQQPVTRVNQETVSSPVNQHLTAQLMQQRQAPQTFPVGQPANQPTYGAPVNSVDLRSTMSNPATASLMQQQQMLQPYASGIQARNDVYYPGWYQRVRRVRGKPFPYAQSRGGPGFYAGPVPPVPFKQKGPPVEVIYTKPPGFHRGPPPISNPPVPYEDASAWFPEADHPPSTKDVYYSQLYAQSYDPYYYNYIAKTGKINPHLYGKLGKYHEEEGDGIWGELYRGFKKHGLKNIMTPTFLLGMTLPVVTLMLTALVQKRSLSRSDSRELTMENKIQDYLEQVQKAVECYEKKRRKRNTSTDEC is encoded by the exons ATGAACGCGACAACGATCTTGTTGGTCCTCGTGATAGGATTAGCCTACGGTCAATTGAATTTCGAGGGTAACCCGTTGACGGAGGATACCGAGTACACGGCTGTGGAATCGCGATTCTCCGAAAAAACTGCAGGACAACAGGAAACCACAGTGGACGTGATCAATGCTTCGGCAGAATCTCCTCAAAACGTTCATCTACTATTCTCGGACGTTAAAAACTCATCCCAATATGCAAATCCGACAAAAACTTCCATCGATGATCATCCAGTGAATCATACGTGGTCGCACCTTGAGAAGCAACAGAGGATCGTTCAATCGGGTCGTCATCTGTCTGCGAATACGTACAATCAAGGAATCGCCTCCGTCAACAACGTTGAAGTTGCCTTGAACTCTTTTCTTAATTCGAAGACGCCAGAGGAATCACGTCTGTCTTTGGACCATTATTTACAAAGCCGAGAAATCCCTCAGAATGCCAAAGCAATAATCACCAATCAACAGCAATTAACGCAACAGCCAGTAACACGCGTTAATCAGGAGACCGTGTCTTCTCCGGTGAACCAACACTTGACTGCGCAACTCATGCAACAAAGGCAGGCGCCGCAAACTTTTCCAGTTGGCCAACCAGCTAATCAACCGACCTACGGTGCGCCTGTGAACTCGGTGGATCTTCGTTCGACTATGTCAAATCCGGCAACCGCGTCACTGATGCAGCAACAGCAGATGTTACAACCGTACGCATCCGGAATTCAGGCAAGGAACGACGTCTACTATCCTGGATGGTATCAACGCGTAAGAAGGGTGCGTGGAAAGCCGTTTCCCTATGCGCAATCCAGGGGTGGTCCAGGATTCTACGCCGGTCCAGTTCCTCCAG TGCCGTTCAAGCAGAAAGGCCCACCCGTTGAAGTAATCTACACGAAGCCACCAGGATTTCATCGTGGGCCACCACCTATCAGCAACCCTCCGGTTCCGTACGAAGACGCTAGTGCTTGGTTCCCTGAAGCTGATCATCCACCGTCAACCAAAGATGTTTACTATTCTCAGCTATACGCTCAATCCTATGATCcttattattacaattatatcGCCAAAACGGGCAAAATAAATCCTCATCTGTACGGCAAATTAGGTAAGTATCACGAAGAAGAAGGGGACGGTATCTGGGGAGAATTGTATCGAGGATTCAAGAAACACGGCCTGAAGAATATCATGACACCAACGTTTCTCTTGGGAATGACTCTCCCTGTGGTCACTCTGATGCTCACGGCTCTCGTACAGAAAAGGTCTCTGTCCAGATCGGATTCGAGAGAATTGACAATGGAGAACAAGATCCAGGATTATTTAGAACAAGTTCAGAAAGCCGTGGAATGTTACGAGAAGAAACGTAGGAAGAGGAACACGAGCACAGATGAGTGTTAG
- the LOC126919154 gene encoding eukaryotic translation initiation factor 2D, which translates to MFIKPFKVKSNNQLKGTERKKLCEEILAAYPTLTDEETQSLIPKKETISVMKILTYSGHSGKVYCVAKIPMFFQLESLHQALLPTIFTLWHHPNLLRTFTTYPPVVTKLAGGANLMLPGVSIKEPVTLYSFGKLQKGTPVSVNTDDNKAPVAVGFTALCSEDMYMAGGHGKCVEIIHVIGDTLCQLGKPPVRPDLGPPNIDTDNDKLENINEISEPSNDNNEESLVEIMDDLEINNDRVSEIESPCEEENKIEESDEIKNLSSGQEEATVDPLKEMDNLLEYCFLKACKTSVKSNDLPMLTSNFFKNHLIAACPSDKNIDIKKSRYKKLSLFLAEMKAKGIINTSVTKGVESILSIKFNHPLIKELVIVEEHTPVQEPVVSNAAVVSECYKVTADVLPVLSKFRYEKGDIMKRAEIRKCFTEYVRAENLQDGKILKLNPQLAGIMKTKANVETVLMEDGINKFIGRMTHMHEVTLAGNKLLHTGKLEPIDMRVTVRSGGKKVTLVNNLETFGINSKEFSKECQSIGASATITDEPGKKTPSVLVQGNQILYVYKLLTEKYQIKKNYIRGLEFAPKKQGSHKK; encoded by the exons ATGTTTATAAAACCATTTAAAGTAAAATCTAACAATCAATTGAAAGGAACAGAAAG GAAAAAATTATGCGAAGAAATTTTAGCAGCATATCCGACGCTGACAGATGAAGAAACGCAATCGTTGATTCCTAAGAAAGAGACGATAAGCGTTATGAAAATTTTAACTTACAGTGGCCACTCAGGAAAAGTATATTGTGTAGCTAAAATACCCATGTTTTTCCAACTTGAATCTTTGCATCAGGCATTGTTACCTACTATATTCACTTTATGGCATCATCCAAATTTGTTAAGGACTTTTACAACCTATCCTCCAGTTGTAACAAAACTAGCTGGAGGTGCAAATTTAATGTTACCTGGAGTCAGTATCAAGGagcctgtaacgttatattctttTGGAAAATTACAAAAGGGTACACCTGTTTCAGTAAATACAGATGATAATAAG GCACCAGTTGCTGTTGGCTTTACCGCTCTTTGTAGTGAAGACATGTACATGGCTGGGGGACACGGAAAATGTGTAGAAATTATACATGTAATAGGTGATACACTTTGCCAATTAGGGAAGCCTCCTGTAAGGCCAGACTTAGGACCACCAAATATTGATACAGATAATGATAAATtggaaaatataaatgaaataagtGAGCCAAGTAATGATAATAATGAAGAATCACTTGTTGAAATAATGGATgatttagaaataaataatgATAGAGTATCAGAGATTGAATCTCCTTGCgaggaagaaaataaaatagaggaatctgatgaaataaaaaatttatctaGTGGTCAAGAAGAAGCAACTGTGGATCCACTAAAGGAAATGGACAATTTGTTAGAATATTGCTTTTTAAAAGCTTGCAAAACTTCAGTAAAATCTAATGATTTACCTATGTTGACATCCAATTTCTTTAAAAACCATTTAATAGCTGCATGTCCATCAGATAAGAACATAGATATAAAAAAATCTCGGTATAAAAAGCTATCATTGTTTTTAGCAGAAATGAAAGCAAAAGGTATTATTAACACTTCTGTAACTAAAGGTGTTGAAAGTATATTATCAATTAAG TTTAATCATCCTCTTATAAAAGAACTAGTCATTGTGGAGGAACATACACCAGTTCAGGAGCCAGTTGTTTCTAATGCAGCAGTTGTCTCCGAATGTTATAAAGTAACTGCCGATGTTTTGCCAGTACTATCAAAATTCAGATATGA AAAAGGGGACATTATGAAAAGAGCTGAAATCAGAAAATGTTTTACTGAATATGTGAGAGCGGAGAATCTTCAAGATGGAAA GATACTGAAATTAAACCCGCAACTCGCAGGTATTATGAAAACCAAAGCGAATGTGGAAACTGTGTTGATggaggatggaataaataagttTATTGGACGTATGACGCATATGCACGAAGTCACTTTAGCTGgaaataaattgttacacaCGGGCAAATTGGAACCTATTGACATGAGAGTCACCGTCCGATCCGGTGGTAAGAAG GTTACGCTAGTAAACAATTTAGAAACATTTGGTATAAATTCTAAAGAGTTCAGCAAGGAATGCCAGAGCATTGGAGCAAGTGCAACAATTACGGATGAACCAGGAAAGAAAACTCCGAGTGTTCTGGTTCAAGGGAATCAGATTTTATACGTGTACAAATTACTTACGG aaaaatatcaaataaagaagAATTATATAAGAGGATTAGAGTTCGCCCCAAAGAAGCAAGGTTCTCATAAAAAATAG